The genomic segment GTGGATCTCTGTCTTGACAGCAGCTGTGGCACCAGGAATAGCACTGCTGACTTATTTATATTTAAAGGACAAATACGATACGGAGCCTATTCATATGGTCGTCCGGATGTTCTTGCTGGGCGTGCTGATCGTGCTGCCGATTATGGTTGTGCAGCGCGGCTTGCAGCTTTGGTGGGGCGATAATCCAGTCGTTTTTTCTTTTATTCAATCGGCTGGCGTAGAGGAATTTATGAAATGGTTCGTTCTTTATCATTTTATTTACAATCATACGGAGTTTGACGAACCTTACGACGGCATCGTGTACGCCGGTTCCATATCGCTAGGATTTGCGACGCTCGAAAATGTGATGTATGCCTTTCTGGTTCCCGCGTCGTTCGGCTCGCTCGTTATGAGGGCGCTGCTTCCCGTATCGGGACATGCCCTCTTCGGCATTATGATGGGCTATTACGTAGGCAAAGCGAAGTTCGAGAGCAATGGCAAAAAACGCAGAAATTATATTATCGTATCGTTTCTGCTGCCGATTATGCTGCACGGCAGCTATGACTGGATTATGATTACGATGCGTTCCAGCTGGATCTGGTTCATCATTCCGTTCATGGCAGTGTTATGGGTCGTTGGCCTCCGAAAAATGCAGCGGGCCAACTCGCGATCGCCATTTCGTTTTTTGAAGCGGGATGAAGAGGTTAAATTGTAAGGCAGCCGTCCATACTGAAAGCTAGAGAAT from the Paenibacillus sp. BIHB 4019 genome contains:
- the prsW gene encoding glutamic-type intramembrane protease PrsW, which gives rise to MMWISVLTAAVAPGIALLTYLYLKDKYDTEPIHMVVRMFLLGVLIVLPIMVVQRGLQLWWGDNPVVFSFIQSAGVEEFMKWFVLYHFIYNHTEFDEPYDGIVYAGSISLGFATLENVMYAFLVPASFGSLVMRALLPVSGHALFGIMMGYYVGKAKFESNGKKRRNYIIVSFLLPIMLHGSYDWIMITMRSSWIWFIIPFMAVLWVVGLRKMQRANSRSPFRFLKRDEEVKL